The genome window GATCGTTGAGGACGAGAAGAAGGTGGCCGGGTTCATTAAAAAAGGTCTGGAGGAAGAAACCTACGCCGTCGATGTCGCCTCCGACGGCGAGGAAGGGCAGAGCCTGGCCGAGTTCAACCACTACGACCTCATCATCCTCGACCTCATGCTGCCGAAGATCAACGGTCTCAATGTGCTGTCTCATCTGCGTTCGAAAAACATCAACACGCCGATCATTCTGCTGACTGCGAAAGATTCCGTGGAAGACAAGGTGAAGGGTCTCAATCAGGGCGCCGACGACTACCTGACGAAACCGTTTGCCTTTTCCGAGTTGCTGGCGCGCATCCGGTCGTTGCTGCGCCGCGGTCAGAGCGAAACCAAGACGGTGTTGCAGGTCGGGGACCTGACGCTCGACCTGGTCAGCCACAAGGTCAAGCGGGGCGAGGAGGAAATCGAACTGACGGGCAAGGAGTACAGCCTGCTCGAATACTTCATGCGCAATGCGGGCAAGGTGCTGACCCGGACGATGATCGCCGAGCACGTGTGGGACTACAATTTCGATACGTTCACCAACGTCATCGACGTGTACGTCAATCACCTTCGAAAAAAGATCGACAAACAGTACGACCAGAAATTATTGCATACCTTGAGGGGCGTCGGATATGTGATGAGGGAATAGAACATGGTATTCAATTCCATCCGCTCCAGACTGACCGCCCTGTACGTCGCCCTGCTCGGAATCATCCTGATTCTGTTCAGCATCATTCTGTACTATTTTCTCAACAACCGCCTGTACGAAAGCATCGACCACTCGTTGAAGTTGTCTGCCAGCGTGGTGCGCAAAACCGCGCAGCTCGGGTATTCCCGCACGCCCCTGCCGGGCCTCGAATTTTTCTTTGAGCAGTTTCTGGGCTACGGCAACCTCAACAAGTTTTACCGCATTTACGACGGCTCCGGCAACGTCGGCTCGCGTTCCAAAAACATCGACGCCTCCAAGTTCCCGCTGTCGCAGGACGCCTACGCCCGCGCCTTGAAAGGCGATATGACCTACGAGACCTTCACCGTCGCCGACGGCCATCCCATCCGCGTCATCACCATGCCGGTGTTGCGTGACGACACGCTGGTCAACCTCATCCAGGTGGGCACGTCGCTCGAAGGCGTTAAGGAAACCATGCGCAATCTGCGCATCTTCCTGTTCACCGGGGTGCCGACGGTTCTTCTGTTGAGCGCGTTGGTGGGACGCTTTCTGGCCCGGCGGTCGCTGGAACCGGTGGCGAAGATCACCCACACCGCCCGCGACATTGCCAGCGGCGGCGACCTCAGCCGGCGCATCCCGGTGCCGGCGGTGCAGGATGAAATCGGCAACCTGGCTCTCACCTTCAACGAGATGATGGGCCGGCTGGAGCGGTCGTTTGCCAAAATCCGCCAGTTCAGCAGCGATGCCTCGCACGAATTGCGCACGCCGTTGACCGTCATGAAGGGCCAGAGCGAGCTGGGACTCAGCAAGCTGCGCAAACCCTCGGAGTACCAGGAAGTGCTGTCGAGCAATCTGGAAGAGATCAATTACATGTCGCACATCCTCGACGATCTGTTCATCCTGGCGCGGGCGGATGAAGGCCAGTTGCCGATGGAAACCGAACACGTCAACCTCGTCACCGTGATCGAGGACGTTTGCCGGAATGTGGAAATTCTCGCCGAGGACAAGGCAATTGAAATCAAGATCGCCTATCTGGAACCGGCGGAGGTGATCGGCGATGGCCACCGTCTGAAGCAGATGGTGTGGACTCTGCTGCACAATGCGGTCAAGTACACACCGGAAAGGGGCCTCATCAAGATCACCTTGCAGGACCTGGGCGACTACGCGTTTTTGAGCATCCAGGACAACGGCATCGGCATCCCGGAAACGGATCTGCCGTGGATATTCGATCGGTTCTACCGGGTGGACAAGGCGCGGTCGCGTTCGGAAGGCGGCAGCGGTCTGGGTCTCAGCATCTGCAAGCACATCGTCGAGATGCACAACGGCACCATAGAAGTCGAAAGCACGGTGGGGCAGGGCACGCGTTTCAAAATCCGTCTCCCCAAGGACCGGGCGGCCAACCGCAAAATCGCCTGATTTCCATTCTTCCCATGCCATCCCTGTTACGTTCCCCTTCCTTTCCTCCAACTGAGGCTGAAAGAAGGCGCAGAAAGCGGTACGGCGGAAATTATTTTGTGTTTTTTGAGGTGGTGAATTTTAAAATAAGCGGATACCCTTTGGGCTGTAAATTATTTTGTTATTCCGGAAAGAGGAGGACAGTGGCTTATGCGGGTGCATCGACCTTATGGACCGGTTCTCGTCATGGGCGAGGTCTTATTCGACAAATTTGAAAATGGCAAACGGCTGGGAGGCGCACCGTTCAACTATGCGTTTCATTTGCACAAGATGGGATTCCCGGTTCATTTTATCAGCCGTGTCGGCGACGATGCCGAAGGACGCGAGATCCTGGAATTCGCCCGGCAGCATAATTTCCCCACCGCCGGTATCCAGGTCGATGCCGAACACCCGACGGGCGCGGTGACGGTGACCCGCGATGCGGAACGCGGACATAAGTTCGAAATCCTTGCGGACCGGGCTTACGATTACATCGAGATCGATCCCTATCTGCAAAAACGGTTTCGGGACGAAATTCCTTTTGCTTATTTCGGCACGTTGGTGCAACGCAACCACGTGTCCCGTGAGACCCTGAAAGAAATTCACAAAAAACTGGGATCGAAGTCCACATTCCTGCTGGACATCAATCTGCGTGCGCCGCACTACAACCGGGATGTGATCGAGGACTCGCTCAAGCACTGCGACATCCTGAAAGCCAGCCGCGACGAGTTGCAGATCATCAAGGACCAATTGGGCATCGACAAAACGCTCTGGGAACTCCCCCGCTACCTGGCGGAACGCTACAAGCTGGGTTTCGTCTGCGTGACCAACGGCGGCAAGATGAGCTATATTTTCGAAACCGGAACTCGTAAGGTTTTCGAATGCATGCCCGACAACACGGCCGAGGTCATCGACACCGTCGGCGCCGGGGATGGGTTCAGCGCCACACTGTCGGCGGGTTACATGGCCAACTGGCCGAAGCAGGCGATGCTGGAATGGGCCTGCATGTTCGCAACCGGATTGACCCGGATCGAGGGGGCGTTGCCGCAGGACGACTCATTTTACGAACCTTATATAATTAAAAAATAAATGGGTCAAAACAGCCAGGGTTTGTACATC of Nitrospina watsonii contains these proteins:
- a CDS encoding heavy metal response regulator transcription factor; its protein translation is MRILIVEDEKKVAGFIKKGLEEETYAVDVASDGEEGQSLAEFNHYDLIILDLMLPKINGLNVLSHLRSKNINTPIILLTAKDSVEDKVKGLNQGADDYLTKPFAFSELLARIRSLLRRGQSETKTVLQVGDLTLDLVSHKVKRGEEEIELTGKEYSLLEYFMRNAGKVLTRTMIAEHVWDYNFDTFTNVIDVYVNHLRKKIDKQYDQKLLHTLRGVGYVMRE
- a CDS encoding sensor histidine kinase, yielding MVFNSIRSRLTALYVALLGIILILFSIILYYFLNNRLYESIDHSLKLSASVVRKTAQLGYSRTPLPGLEFFFEQFLGYGNLNKFYRIYDGSGNVGSRSKNIDASKFPLSQDAYARALKGDMTYETFTVADGHPIRVITMPVLRDDTLVNLIQVGTSLEGVKETMRNLRIFLFTGVPTVLLLSALVGRFLARRSLEPVAKITHTARDIASGGDLSRRIPVPAVQDEIGNLALTFNEMMGRLERSFAKIRQFSSDASHELRTPLTVMKGQSELGLSKLRKPSEYQEVLSSNLEEINYMSHILDDLFILARADEGQLPMETEHVNLVTVIEDVCRNVEILAEDKAIEIKIAYLEPAEVIGDGHRLKQMVWTLLHNAVKYTPERGLIKITLQDLGDYAFLSIQDNGIGIPETDLPWIFDRFYRVDKARSRSEGGSGLGLSICKHIVEMHNGTIEVESTVGQGTRFKIRLPKDRAANRKIA
- a CDS encoding PfkB family carbohydrate kinase, which produces MRVHRPYGPVLVMGEVLFDKFENGKRLGGAPFNYAFHLHKMGFPVHFISRVGDDAEGREILEFARQHNFPTAGIQVDAEHPTGAVTVTRDAERGHKFEILADRAYDYIEIDPYLQKRFRDEIPFAYFGTLVQRNHVSRETLKEIHKKLGSKSTFLLDINLRAPHYNRDVIEDSLKHCDILKASRDELQIIKDQLGIDKTLWELPRYLAERYKLGFVCVTNGGKMSYIFETGTRKVFECMPDNTAEVIDTVGAGDGFSATLSAGYMANWPKQAMLEWACMFATGLTRIEGALPQDDSFYEPYIIKK